Proteins from one Pongo abelii isolate AG06213 chromosome 19, NHGRI_mPonAbe1-v2.0_pri, whole genome shotgun sequence genomic window:
- the LOC100443707 gene encoding TBC1 domain family member 3D-like isoform X5: protein MEGGGTLETELHPVSALEVKQRRKESKHTNKWLKMFADWTKYRSSKKVMKEKGKRSSRISHHIQLDVSHTLQNHLMFIQIFGVKQQELCDILMASSTYNPEVGYHRDLSRITAILLLYLPEEDAFWALTQLLAGERHSLQVFYSPNTAQLERLLSHQEQVLHKSFPKIMRHLCKEGLCIECSMLSRLFWCFLDGKSFGLTLRLWDVLILEGEWVLTAMVHASFKIHRKHLMKLSWSIIWEFQERLSQSWALEDNTVLRILQTSMKELTRNHQDLPPPA from the exons ATGGAAGGTGGAGGCACCCT TGAGACTGAACTGCACCCGGTCAGTGCCCTGGAGGTGAAG CAAAGACGTAAGGAAAGTAAACATACCAACAAGTGGCTAAAGATGTTTGCAGACTGGACAAAATATAGAAGCAGCAAGAAG GTCATGAAGGAGAAGGGCAAGAGGTCCTCCAGGatcagccaccacatccagctagatGTCAGCCACACCCTACAGAACCACCTGATGTTCATACAAATATTCGGAGTCAA gCAGCAGGAATTATGTGACATCCTCATGGCCTCCTCTACATATAACCCT GAGGTGGGCTACCACAGGGACCTGAGCCGCATCACCGCCATCCTCCTCCTGTATCTGCCGGAGGAAGATGCTTTCTGGGCACTGACCCAGCTGCTGGCCGGTGAGAGGCACTCCCTGCAGG TATTCTACAGCCCAAATACTGCCCAGCTCGAGAGGCTCCTATCGCACCAGGAGCAGGTGCTGCACAAGTCCTTCCCGAAGATCATGAGACACCTG TGCAAGGAAGGGCTGTGCATTGAGTGTTCCATGCTGTCGAGGCTCTTCTGGTGTTTCCTTGATGGG AAATCTTTCGGACTCACCCTGAGACTGTGGGATGTGCTCATCTTGGAGGGCGAGTGGGTACTGACGGCCATGGTGCATGCATCATTCAAAATACACAGGA AGCACCTCATGAAGCTTTCCTGGAGCATCATCTGGGAGTTTCAGGAGCGACTCTCTCAGAGCTGGGCCCTGGAGGACAACACAGTCCTCAGGATCCTTCAAACCTCTATGAAGGAACTCACAAGAAACCACCAGGACCTGCCACCCCCAG CCTGA
- the LOC100443707 gene encoding TBC1 domain family member 3D-like isoform X4 — MEGGGTLETELHPVSALEVKQRRKESKHTNKWLKMFADWTKYRSSKKVMKEKGKRSSRISHHIQLDVSHTLQNHLMFIQIFGVKQQELCDILMASSTYNPEVGYHRDLSRITAILLLYLPEEDAFWALTQLLAGERHSLQVFYSPNTAQLERLLSHQEQVLHKSFPKIMRHLCKEGLCIECSMLSRLFWCFLDGKSFGLTLRLWDVLILEGEWVLTAMVHASFKIHRKHLMKLSWSIIWEFQERLSQSWALEDNTVLRILQTSMKELTRNHQDLPPPVSLLQNSVTT; from the exons ATGGAAGGTGGAGGCACCCT TGAGACTGAACTGCACCCGGTCAGTGCCCTGGAGGTGAAG CAAAGACGTAAGGAAAGTAAACATACCAACAAGTGGCTAAAGATGTTTGCAGACTGGACAAAATATAGAAGCAGCAAGAAG GTCATGAAGGAGAAGGGCAAGAGGTCCTCCAGGatcagccaccacatccagctagatGTCAGCCACACCCTACAGAACCACCTGATGTTCATACAAATATTCGGAGTCAA gCAGCAGGAATTATGTGACATCCTCATGGCCTCCTCTACATATAACCCT GAGGTGGGCTACCACAGGGACCTGAGCCGCATCACCGCCATCCTCCTCCTGTATCTGCCGGAGGAAGATGCTTTCTGGGCACTGACCCAGCTGCTGGCCGGTGAGAGGCACTCCCTGCAGG TATTCTACAGCCCAAATACTGCCCAGCTCGAGAGGCTCCTATCGCACCAGGAGCAGGTGCTGCACAAGTCCTTCCCGAAGATCATGAGACACCTG TGCAAGGAAGGGCTGTGCATTGAGTGTTCCATGCTGTCGAGGCTCTTCTGGTGTTTCCTTGATGGG AAATCTTTCGGACTCACCCTGAGACTGTGGGATGTGCTCATCTTGGAGGGCGAGTGGGTACTGACGGCCATGGTGCATGCATCATTCAAAATACACAGGA AGCACCTCATGAAGCTTTCCTGGAGCATCATCTGGGAGTTTCAGGAGCGACTCTCTCAGAGCTGGGCCCTGGAGGACAACACAGTCCTCAGGATCCTTCAAACCTCTATGAAGGAACTCACAAGAAACCACCAGGACCTGCCACCCCCAG TTTCACTTCTTCAGAATAGTGTTACTACTTGA
- the LOC100443707 gene encoding TBC1 domain family member 3D-like isoform X1: MEGGGTLETELHPVSALEVKQRRKESKHTNKWLKMFADWTKYRSSKKVMKEKGKRSSRISHHIQLDVSHTLQNHLMFIQIFGVKQQELCDILMASSTYNPEVGYHRDLSRITAILLLYLPEEDAFWALTQLLAGERHSLQVFYSPNTAQLERLLSHQEQVLHKSFPKIMRHLCKEGLCIECSMLSRLFWCFLDGKSFGLTLRLWDVLILEGEWVLTAMVHASFKIHRKHLMKLSWSIIWEFQERLSQSWALEDNTVLRILQTSMKELTRNHQDLPPPGQVLSTRECVLDMLCGQAGDMGRTPQHPSPTFHIGRIT, translated from the exons ATGGAAGGTGGAGGCACCCT TGAGACTGAACTGCACCCGGTCAGTGCCCTGGAGGTGAAG CAAAGACGTAAGGAAAGTAAACATACCAACAAGTGGCTAAAGATGTTTGCAGACTGGACAAAATATAGAAGCAGCAAGAAG GTCATGAAGGAGAAGGGCAAGAGGTCCTCCAGGatcagccaccacatccagctagatGTCAGCCACACCCTACAGAACCACCTGATGTTCATACAAATATTCGGAGTCAA gCAGCAGGAATTATGTGACATCCTCATGGCCTCCTCTACATATAACCCT GAGGTGGGCTACCACAGGGACCTGAGCCGCATCACCGCCATCCTCCTCCTGTATCTGCCGGAGGAAGATGCTTTCTGGGCACTGACCCAGCTGCTGGCCGGTGAGAGGCACTCCCTGCAGG TATTCTACAGCCCAAATACTGCCCAGCTCGAGAGGCTCCTATCGCACCAGGAGCAGGTGCTGCACAAGTCCTTCCCGAAGATCATGAGACACCTG TGCAAGGAAGGGCTGTGCATTGAGTGTTCCATGCTGTCGAGGCTCTTCTGGTGTTTCCTTGATGGG AAATCTTTCGGACTCACCCTGAGACTGTGGGATGTGCTCATCTTGGAGGGCGAGTGGGTACTGACGGCCATGGTGCATGCATCATTCAAAATACACAGGA AGCACCTCATGAAGCTTTCCTGGAGCATCATCTGGGAGTTTCAGGAGCGACTCTCTCAGAGCTGGGCCCTGGAGGACAACACAGTCCTCAGGATCCTTCAAACCTCTATGAAGGAACTCACAAGAAACCACCAGGACCTGCCACCCCCAG GGCAGGTGCTGAGCACACGTGAGTGTGTGCTGGACATGCTGTGTGGACAGGCAGGGGACATGGGCAGGACCCCGCAACACCCCTCCCCCACTTTCCAcattgggcggatcacctga
- the LOC100443707 gene encoding TBC1 domain family member 3D-like isoform X3, with translation MEGGGTLETELHPVSALEVKVMKEKGKRSSRISHHIQLDVSHTLQNHLMFIQIFGVKQQELCDILMASSTYNPEVGYHRDLSRITAILLLYLPEEDAFWALTQLLAGERHSLQVFYSPNTAQLERLLSHQEQVLHKSFPKIMRHLCKEGLCIECSMLSRLFWCFLDGKSFGLTLRLWDVLILEGEWVLTAMVHASFKIHRKHLMKLSWSIIWEFQERLSQSWALEDNTVLRILQTSMKELTRNHQDLPPPGQVLSTRECVLDMLCGQAGDMGRTPQHPSPTFHIGRIT, from the exons ATGGAAGGTGGAGGCACCCT TGAGACTGAACTGCACCCGGTCAGTGCCCTGGAGGTGAAG GTCATGAAGGAGAAGGGCAAGAGGTCCTCCAGGatcagccaccacatccagctagatGTCAGCCACACCCTACAGAACCACCTGATGTTCATACAAATATTCGGAGTCAA gCAGCAGGAATTATGTGACATCCTCATGGCCTCCTCTACATATAACCCT GAGGTGGGCTACCACAGGGACCTGAGCCGCATCACCGCCATCCTCCTCCTGTATCTGCCGGAGGAAGATGCTTTCTGGGCACTGACCCAGCTGCTGGCCGGTGAGAGGCACTCCCTGCAGG TATTCTACAGCCCAAATACTGCCCAGCTCGAGAGGCTCCTATCGCACCAGGAGCAGGTGCTGCACAAGTCCTTCCCGAAGATCATGAGACACCTG TGCAAGGAAGGGCTGTGCATTGAGTGTTCCATGCTGTCGAGGCTCTTCTGGTGTTTCCTTGATGGG AAATCTTTCGGACTCACCCTGAGACTGTGGGATGTGCTCATCTTGGAGGGCGAGTGGGTACTGACGGCCATGGTGCATGCATCATTCAAAATACACAGGA AGCACCTCATGAAGCTTTCCTGGAGCATCATCTGGGAGTTTCAGGAGCGACTCTCTCAGAGCTGGGCCCTGGAGGACAACACAGTCCTCAGGATCCTTCAAACCTCTATGAAGGAACTCACAAGAAACCACCAGGACCTGCCACCCCCAG GGCAGGTGCTGAGCACACGTGAGTGTGTGCTGGACATGCTGTGTGGACAGGCAGGGGACATGGGCAGGACCCCGCAACACCCCTCCCCCACTTTCCAcattgggcggatcacctga
- the LOC100443707 gene encoding TBC1 domain family member 3D-like isoform X2, which translates to MEGGGTLETELHPVSALEVKQRRKESKHTNKWLKMFADWTKYRSSKKVMKEKGKRSSRISHHIQLDVSHTLQNHLMFIQIFGVKQQELCDILMASSTYNPEVGYHRDLSRITAILLLYLPEEDAFWALTQLLAGERHSLQVFYSPNTAQLERLLSHQEQVLHKSFPKIMRHLKSFGLTLRLWDVLILEGEWVLTAMVHASFKIHRKHLMKLSWSIIWEFQERLSQSWALEDNTVLRILQTSMKELTRNHQDLPPPGQVLSTRECVLDMLCGQAGDMGRTPQHPSPTFHIGRIT; encoded by the exons ATGGAAGGTGGAGGCACCCT TGAGACTGAACTGCACCCGGTCAGTGCCCTGGAGGTGAAG CAAAGACGTAAGGAAAGTAAACATACCAACAAGTGGCTAAAGATGTTTGCAGACTGGACAAAATATAGAAGCAGCAAGAAG GTCATGAAGGAGAAGGGCAAGAGGTCCTCCAGGatcagccaccacatccagctagatGTCAGCCACACCCTACAGAACCACCTGATGTTCATACAAATATTCGGAGTCAA gCAGCAGGAATTATGTGACATCCTCATGGCCTCCTCTACATATAACCCT GAGGTGGGCTACCACAGGGACCTGAGCCGCATCACCGCCATCCTCCTCCTGTATCTGCCGGAGGAAGATGCTTTCTGGGCACTGACCCAGCTGCTGGCCGGTGAGAGGCACTCCCTGCAGG TATTCTACAGCCCAAATACTGCCCAGCTCGAGAGGCTCCTATCGCACCAGGAGCAGGTGCTGCACAAGTCCTTCCCGAAGATCATGAGACACCTG AAATCTTTCGGACTCACCCTGAGACTGTGGGATGTGCTCATCTTGGAGGGCGAGTGGGTACTGACGGCCATGGTGCATGCATCATTCAAAATACACAGGA AGCACCTCATGAAGCTTTCCTGGAGCATCATCTGGGAGTTTCAGGAGCGACTCTCTCAGAGCTGGGCCCTGGAGGACAACACAGTCCTCAGGATCCTTCAAACCTCTATGAAGGAACTCACAAGAAACCACCAGGACCTGCCACCCCCAG GGCAGGTGCTGAGCACACGTGAGTGTGTGCTGGACATGCTGTGTGGACAGGCAGGGGACATGGGCAGGACCCCGCAACACCCCTCCCCCACTTTCCAcattgggcggatcacctga